A window of the Fusarium poae strain DAOMC 252244 chromosome 3, whole genome shotgun sequence genome harbors these coding sequences:
- a CDS encoding hypothetical protein (BUSCO:31383at5125) gives MLRSTHTPSAAALAPLPPGWSEHTAPTGHTYYYNTETKESTYKRPGVQPPPQPTQAPLPAYPAYGSIPSLADPNVANAYLAQLSQDNNGQRQHSSRGGHGGGRGGFEGRPRPQPVDKPRRKEAIPGHEPWILVYTKYSRRFVYNPVKNTSYWRIPEKLMPAILELDKARLRKKAAGETQQETEAKQDDKLREGPEKQAITQKADAPMAGLDDDSEYEEVEVTDDEGEGQGDDDGEHPSKRQRTVDPEMDDDAPLEFTEADFAAQLQAMGEDYGLDPGEYDDGNADEWPEGAEGVPLSEDDAKYLFKDLLNDFNINPYSPWEKLLEEGKIIDDLRYTALSTTKARRDCWDEWTREKIAELKEQRAKQEKRDPRIAYMAFLQEKATPKLYWPEFKRKYKKEDVMKDHKITDKDREKAYREHIGRLKMPQSKLKSDLTALLKAQPIHLLNNKSLSTGLPDPILTDIRYISLEPKIRDPLIEAYVSNLPPPPEDLDAAKEDEEQQKLRDAREKREKALESRNRTVEEQRRNREREVAASKARLRDEEREIEMAMRVGKQGLQSQLEVMKDTETES, from the coding sequence TACCGCGCCGACAGGGCATACATACTATTACAATACAGAAACGAAAGAGTCCACATACAAGCGACCAGGAGTTCAGCCTCCTCCCCAACCAACGCAAGCACCACTACCTGCATACCCTGCATATGGTTCAATACCCTCTCTAGCCGATCCAAATGTCGCCAATGCTTATTTGGCGCAACTCAGCCAAGATAATAATGGACAAAGACAACACAGTTCACGAGGCGGGCATGGTGGTGGCCGCGGAGGCTTCGAAGGTCGACCGCGCCCACAACCTGTGGACAAGCCGAGGAGGAAAGAGGCAATTCCAGGCCATGAACCGTGGATACTAGTCTACACCAAATATTCGAGACGATTTGTGTATAACCCTGTCAAAAACACTAGCTATTGGCGCATACCAGAGAAGCTGATGCCTGCCATTTTGGAGCTTGACAAAGCACGACTAAGGAAGAAGGCAGCAGGCGAAACGCAACAAGAGACGGAAGCGAAGCAAGACGACAAATTAAGAGAAGGACCAGAGAAGCAGGCGATAACCCAAAAGGCAGATGCTCCCATGGCAGGCCTAGACGACGACAGCGAATATGAAGAAGTCGAGGTGACGGACGATGAGGGCGAAGGGCAGGGAGACGATGACGGAGAACACCCCTCTAAGAGGCAGCGAACTGTAGATCCCGAAATGGACGATGACGCGCCCTTGGAATTCACAGAAGCCGACTTTGCAGCACAATTGCAGGCCATGGGAGAAGACTATGGTCTCGACCCAGGAGAATATGATGATGGTAATGCAGACGAGTGGCCGGAAGGCGCCGAGGGAGTGCCCCTATCCGAAGATGATGCCAAATATCTGTTCAAGGATCTCCTGAATGACTTCAACATCAACCCCTACAGTCCGTGGGAGAAGCTTCTAGAGGAAGgcaagatcatcgatgatTTGAGATACACTGCGCTTAGCACTACGAAAGCACGCCGAGACTGCTGGGATGAATGGACGCGTGAGAAGATTGCAGAGTTGAAGGAGCAGCGAGCGAAGCAGGAAAAGCGGGATCCTCGTATTGCTTACATGGCATTCTTACAAGAAAAGGCGACTCCGAAGCTGTACTGGCCCGAGTTCAAGAGAAAGTACAAAAAGGAGGATGTCATGAAAGATCACAAGATCACGGACAAGGATCGCGAGAAAGCGTATCGAGAACACATTGGGCGGCTGAAAATGCCCCAATCTAAACTCAAGTCCGATTTGACTGCCTTGCTCAAGGCCCAGCCCATACACCTGCTTAACAACAAGTCGCTATCTACCGGCTTACCCGACCCGATTCTCACCGACATTCGATACATATCCCTTGAGCCCAAGATCCGCGATCCCCTGATCGAGGCTTACGTGAGCAACCTGCCTCCACCACCCGAGGATCTGGATGCGGCGAAGGAGGACGAAGAACAGCAAAAGCTACGCGATGCCCGGGAAAAGCGCGAGAAGGCGCTAGAGTCGAGAAATCGCACAGTGGAAGAGCAGAGAAGGAACCGGGAACGTGAGGTGGCGGCCAGTAAAGCCCGATTGCGAGACGAGGAAAGAGAAATCGAGATGGCCATGAGAGTAGGCAAACAGGGTCTACAGAGTCAACTAGAGGTCATGAAGGATACGGAAACAGAGTCCTGA
- the SID1 gene encoding PAK- GC kinase Sid1 (BUSCO:15118at5125) has translation MSPHSEISFSGSDAPVSNGTNGHSNGTNGISNGHMNGHSNGNGAPSAVRHGPRIHKERSRYLETAPADSEFDLICAGFGPASLAVAVAMHDAIAEGRNLRPDGTAPKVLFLEKQPKFAWHAGMLLPGAKMQISFIKDMATLRNPRSEFTFLNYLHSQGRLVDFTNLGTFLPARTEYEDYLRWCSSWFDHVVNYNNEVLSISPESKEAGAVKTFTVQARNGKTGQIQSFRSRHVLVAAGGQPSLPKSLPAKHPRVLHSSQFANYAPQILTKQNAPYRVAVIGAGQSAAEIFNNVQNLYPNSKTYLIMRQEFLRPSDDSPFVNSIFNPEYIDNLWPRSVKARETLLTEARATNYGVVRLELIEHLFEKMYDQKREISDDETQWPHRILSGREIASVDTKGDALEIKVQRVNDGPLDGFVDQEVFDVDLIIAATGYKRSAHIDMLKDAWTMLPKTVSGRNESLKGANGWNVETQDGERKLAVGRDYRVKFSPGTVADDSGVWLQGCCEGTHGLSDTLLSVLSTRSGEIVQSIFKQ, from the exons ATGAGTCCCCACAGCGAGATTTCTTTCTCTGGCTCAGATGCTCCGGTATCTAACGGTACCAACGGACATTCTAACGGCACCAACGGTATCAGCAACGGTCACATGAATGGCCACAGCAACGGCAACGGTGCTCCCTCAGCCGTCCGCCATGGACCTCGTATTCACAAGGAGAGATCGCGCTACCTTGAGACAGCCCCCGCAGACTCAGAATTCGATCTCATTTGTGCCGGTTTCGGCCCTGCTTCCCTGGCCGTCGCCGTCGCTATGCACGATGCTATCGCCGAGGGCAGGAATCTTCGCCCTGACGGCACAGCTCCCAAGGTCCTCTTCCTTGAGAAGCAGCCCAAGTTCGCATGGCACGCCGGTATGTTGCTTCCTGGAGCCAAGATGCAAATCTCCTTTATCAAGGATATGGCTACTCTCCGCAACCCACGATCTGAGTTCACTTTCCTCAACTACCTCCACAGCCAAGGTCGTCTAGTTGACTTCACCAACCTGGGCACTTTCCTGCCTGCCCGTACTGAGTACGAGGACTACCTCCGCTGGTGTTCCTCTTGGTTCGACCACGTCGTCAACTATAACAACGAGGTTCTTTCCATCTCCCCCGAGAGCAAGGAGGCTGGTGCTGTCAAGACCTTTACGGTCCAAGCCCGCAATGGCAAGACTGGCCAGATCCAATCTTTCCGCAGCcgacatgttcttgttgCCGCTGGTGGCCAGCCTTCCCTCCCTAAGAGCCTTCCCGCAAAGCACCCTCGCGTTCTGCACTCTTCCCAATTCGCCAACTACGCCCCTCAGATCCTTACCAAGCAGAATGCTCCGTACCGAGTTGCTGTCATCGGTGCTGGTCAAAGTGCCGCCGAGATCTTCAACAACGTCCAAAACCTATATCCCAACTCCAAGACCTATCTTATCATGCGCCAGGAGTTCCTCCGCCCCAGTGATGACTCTCCTTT TGTAaactccatcttcaaccctGAGTACATTGACAACCTGTGGCCACGATCTGTCAAGGCCCGCGAGACCCTGCTGACTGAGGCTCGTGCGACCAACTATGGTGTCGTTCGTCTGGAGCTTATTGAGCACCTTTTTGAGAAGATGTACGACCAGAAGCGCGAGATTAGCGACGATGAGACCCAGTGGCCCCACCGAATCCTTTCAGGACGCGAGATTGCCAGCGTCGACACCAAGGGCGATGCTCTCGAGATCAAGGTTCAGCGCGTAAACGATGGCCCTCTCGACGGCTTCGTTGATCAGGAGGTTTTTGATGTTGACTTGATTATCGCTGCTACTGGTTACAAGCGAAGCGCCCATATTGATATGCTTAAAGATGCCTGGACCATGCTCCCCAAGACTGTATCGGGACGCAACGAGTCCCTCAAGGGAGCCAATGGCTGGAACGTTGAGACGCAAGATGGTGAGCGCAAACTGGCTGTCGGAAGAGATTACCGAGTCAAGTTCTCTCCTGGCACCGTTGCTGATGACTCTGGCGTCTGGTTGCAAGGCTGCTGTGAGGGTACCCACGGA TTGAGCGATACACTTCTCTCTGTTCTGAGCACACGTTCGGGCGAGATCGTTCAGTCTATCTTCAAGCAATAA
- a CDS encoding hypothetical protein (TransMembrane:10 (i39-56o83-101i113-134o146-165i177-197o288-308i320-340o346-367i379-398o410-430i)), protein MTDQNDFQSTQSSKTRSSHVATASMDETRERSRALNQKLDFALLPLLSLLYLFNGLDRGNVGNAETQGFTTDIGAEPDDLNEAVSLFFVTFVVLQPVSAAAGRYIGALIATRLLIGAFEAGFYPTAVAYLSFFYPRYDFCVRLALFYGQYAIAGAFSGSISYGIFHLRGGRLKNWQYLFLIEGALTCFFAIVAWLWLPKGPGSAWFLRPDERELAVERMKQDNAEFVEHEYSEDGIEKNRLSKRDFIETLKDWKLWTVLVLNVCASVPSSAFSVFLPLVVQGLGYESILANLMTVPPFVCGALGLYIFALSSDHHKERGYHILGGLLLGIVGLVLTVTISSNTGQYISLCVLLSGVYISAPLTMAWLSGNTPEPGKRALVLGVNGFGNLGGVIGAQLYRQRYRPDYKFPFYVTLGFLAIALVGYVSYRFMLAAVNKRKRAILDTMTPEEIESERLNDRRYADKKFTFMYGL, encoded by the exons ATGACCGATCAAAATGATTTCCAATCGACACAGTCGAGCAAGACACGATCCAGCCATGTTGCTACTGCTTCAATGGATGAGACCAGGGAAAGAAGCCGAGCGCTGAACCAGAAGCTAGATTtcgctcttcttcctctgctGTCTCTCCTGTACCTCTTCAATGGACTTGACAGGGGCAATGTTGGCAATGCCGAAACACAAG GATTTACTACCGACATAGGGGCAGAACCTGATGACCTTAATGAGGCGGTGTCCTTGTTCTTTGTTACCTTTGTTGTCCTCCAGCCTGTTTCTGCCGCCGCTGGCCGTTACATTG GGGCACTTATTGCTACACGTTTGCTCATTGGAGCCTTTGAGGCGGGATTTTATCCCACAGCTGTGGCATATCTCTCATTCTTCTACCCACGATATGATTTCTGTGTCAGACTTGCCCTTTTTTATGGACAATACGCAATTGCTGGCGCCTTCTCCGGCTCAATAT CATACGGAATCTTCCACCTCCGTGGCGGCCGCCTCAAGAACTGGCAGTACCTATTTCTAATTGAAGGGGCGCTGACTTGCTTCTTTGCCATCGTCGCCTGGCTATGGCTACCTAAAGGCCCGGGTTCTGCCTGGTTCCTTCGACCAGATGAACGAGAGCTTGCCGTCGAACGAATGAAACAAGATAATGCCGAATTTGTCGAGCACGAATACAGTGAGGATGGCATAGAGAAAAATCGGTTGAGCAAGAGGGACTTTATCGAAACGCTCAAGGATTGGAAGCTCTGGACTGTCCTGGTACTCAACGTCTGCGCCAGTGTTCCCAGCAGCGCCTTCTCGGTTTTTCTGCCCCTGGTTGTTCAGGGGTTGGGGTACGAGTCTATTCTCGCAAACTTG ATGACGGTTCCTCCATTTGTCTGCGGCGCTCTTGGCCTCTATATCTTTGCCCTGAGCTCTGATCATCACAAGGAGCGAGGTTATCATATTCTGGGTGGTTTGCTACTCGGAATTGTTGGCCTCGTCCTTACCGTCACGATCTCCTCGAACACCGGGCAGTACATATCACTATGCGTACTGCTCTCGGGCGTATACATTTCTGCTCCCCTGACTATGGCCTGGCTCAGTGGCAACACACCAGAACCTGGCAAGCGGGCTCTTGTACTTGGCGTGAATGGATTCGGTAATCTTGGAGGCGTGATCGGTGCACAATTATATCGACAGCGTTACAGGCCCGACTATAAATTTCCATTCTACGTCACGCTCGGCTTTCTGGCCATCGCGCTGGTCGGGTATGTATCATACCGATTCATGCTTGCAGCAGTCAACAAGCGCAAGAGGGCGATATTAGACACGATGACACCTGAAGAAATCGAGAGCGAGAGACTCAATGACCGCCGCTACGCAGACAAGAAGTTCACTTTCATGTATGGACTGTGA